A window from Choristoneura fumiferana chromosome 22, NRCan_CFum_1, whole genome shotgun sequence encodes these proteins:
- the LOC141440568 gene encoding serine protease inhibitor 77Ba-like has protein sequence MWKVIAAACVSLVLTAPLDDTRIDYTPINQFALRLLDNTYAYQENFGRQNFAVSPLSVWSIFSLLAEGSAGDTFHELMKELQLPRDLSETQGLHLAAEGILRSTDPDLIVHKQSAMFPECSLEIHQEFCQAANMYRTDIYSVDTSNTTKLADDINYYICVATEGRIRNAVKADILQDLKLLIVDALFFKANWTHPFDPTETKEDEFYNQQGKSLGRVNMMYHKAAHNVGDSNVLGAQILEMAYGKNEEFSMLILLPFEGMPLKRLLNNLAIAPLDWISDFKRDDKPPEIDVFIPRFKVSSQIDLIPPLQYTGIRNIFDSEKAQLPGISDSPLFVSKTIQNVEIEVTEEGTVAAAATIVGLENRFLSRRFEANKEFVFMITHRKSNVILFAGVYSDPSVE, from the coding sequence ATGTGGAAGGTCATAGCTGCCGCGTGCGTGAGCCTCGTTCTGACCGCTCCGCTTGACGACACACGCATAGACTATACACCGATCAACCAATTCGCTCTACGATTACTCGACAACACCTACGCTTACCAAGAAAACTTCGGACGGCAGAACTTCGCCGTATCCCCTTTGTCAGTATGGAGCATCTTCTCTTTACTCGCCGAAGGATCCGCAGGGGATACTTTCCACGAACTAATGAAAGAATTGCAGCTCCCAAGGGATTTAAGCGAAACGCAAGGCTTGCATCTCGCTGCTGAAGGAATTTTAAGAAGCACTGACCCCGATCTGATTGTTCATAAGCAATCTGCCATGTTTCCTGAGTGTTCGCTGGAGATCCATCAAGAGTTCTGCCAAGCGGCTAACATGTATAGAACTGATATATACTCAGTTGATACTAGTAATACAACAAAGCTCGCTGATGATATTAACTACTACATATGTGTAGCTACTGAAGGGAGAATAAGGAATGCAGTCAAAGCAGATATTCTTCAAGATTTGAAATTACTTATAGTCGACGCGCTATTTTTCAAAGCTAATTGGACCCATCCCTTCGACCCAACCGAAACCAAAGAAGATGAGTTCTACAATCAACAAGGGAAGAGTTTAGGACGTGTCAATATGATGTACCATAAAGCAGCTCATAATGTTGGAGACTCTAACGTATTAGGTGCGCAAATACTTGAAATGGCGTACGGGAAAAATGAAGAATTCTCGATGCTAATCCTGCTTCCATTTGAAGGCATGCCTCTAAAGAGATTACTCAACAACCTAGCTATAGCACCTTTAGACTGGATTTCTGACTTTAAAAGAGACGACAAGCCTCCAGAAATTGACGTGTTCATTCCACGATTTAAAGTGTCTTCCCAAATTGATTTAATACCTCCGTTACAATACACGGGTATTCGTAATATCTTTGACAGTGAGAAAGCCCAATTACCTGGTATTTCTGATAGTCCTTTGTTTGTGTCAAAAACCATTCAGAATGTTGAAATAGAAGTGACAGAAGAAGGAACGGTGGCTGCCGCAGCTACGATAGTAGGATTAGAAAATAGATTCCTGTCACGACGTTTTGAGGCAAATAAAGAATTTGTGTTTATGATAACGCACAGGAAGTCGAATGTTATCCTATTTGCTGGTGTGTATAGTGATCCTTCTGTTGAgtga
- the LOC141440569 gene encoding serine protease inhibitor 77Ba-like produces MKTIIFILSVCVCLCYGDELEFSARPRNFSIELLHHTAQQTDRHVVISPFGIWTLMTGVALGATGNSFDQLRRAFILPRSKKAVINGYKDLTKTVLNSASNGVSLSSKNFVFVDDDFTLNPEFRKTITTDFDATIKVLDFKNPDLAAGKANNYIQNSGGRVSNVLTSDDFAESRMILTNVISFKGLWSSPFNASDTTNEPFYNENNEVIGRVNMMYQRAQLPFSNIQDLKAFVVELPYGTDGKYSMLVILPHPKTKLEDTYQRLANVTLPVISRKLQSDVDEFGLEDVDIKLPRFKISTNVVMNKPLNDMGVYDIFEPDLASFKRVTDENIFVSAIVHKADIEVTESGTVASASTSANFADRISTPSVKANRPFIYFIIEKSTMTVIFGGIYSNPVVY; encoded by the coding sequence ATGAAAACCATAATTTTTAtactgtctgtgtgtgtatgtttgtgttatgGCGATGAACTCGAGTTCAGCGCGCGACCGCGAAACTTCAGCATAGAATTACTGCACCACACGGCACAGCAAACCGACCGGCATGTCGTCATATCACCCTTCGGCATATGGACGCTAATGACAGGGGTAGCTCTCGGTGCAACCGGCAATAGCTTCGACCAACTGCGACGAGCTTTCATCCTACCAAGAAGCAAGAAAGCCGTCATAAATGGCTACAAGGACCTCACAAAAACTGTGCTCAACTCTGCCTCAAACGGAGTATCTTTGTCGAGCAAAAATTTCGTTTTCGTCGACGATGATTTCACCCTCAACCCGGAATTTCGGAAAACGATTACCACAGATTTCGACGCGACTATAAAAGTGCTTGATTTCAAAAATCCAGACCTGGCCGCTGGGAAAGCGAACAATTACATTCAGAACTCCGGGGGAAGAGTGTCCAATGTGCTTACGTCAGATGACTTTGCGGAATCGAGGATGATATTGACCAACGTCATATCGTTCAAAGGTTTATGGTCGTCCCCGTTCAATGCAAGCGATACCACCAACGAGCCATTCTACAACGAAAACAACGAGGTAATAGGACGCGTAAATATGATGTACCAGAGAGCACAGCTACCTTTCTCCAATATCCAAGATTTAAAAGCGTTTGTAGTGGAGCTACCTTACGGAACTGATGGTAAATACTCAATGCTTGTGATCCTTCCGCATCCAAAAACAAAACTCGAAGACACTTACCAACGCCTAGCAAACGTAACCTTACCAGTAATATCAAGGAAATTGCAAAGTGACGTCGATGAATTTGGTTTAGAGGACGTCGACATCAAACTACCAAGATTCAAGATCAGCACGAATGTGGTTATGAATAAACCATTAAACGATATGGGGGTTTACGACATTTTCGAACCTGATTTAGCGAGTTTTAAAAGAGTGACTGACGAGAATATATTCGTCTCAGCCATCGTACACAAAGCGGACATTGAGGTTACAGAAAGTGGTACAGTGGCGTCTGCTTCTACTTCGGCTAACTTCGCAGACAGGATTTCGACGCCCAGCGTAAAAGCGAATAGGCCTTTCATATACTTCATCATCGAAAAGTCTACCATGACTGTGATATTTGGTGGCATATATTCTAACCCTGTCGTGTATTAA